In Bradyrhizobium guangdongense, the sequence CTCAACCGTCTGGCGAGGAAGCACGGGGTCAGGCTGCGGCAGTCCTATCTTCGCATTGCCAAGACCGCGGCCATGATGGCGGGGCGCTACGCCCATGCCAAGCAATTCAAGCGGCATCAGCGGCAGTTGCGCATCCTGCGCAGCCGGCTGGGCCGGATCATCCGCGATATCCGCCGCAAGATCGAAGGTCAGACCGTGCTCGAGAACGCCTTCGTCCTCCCGCTCAGCCGGGCCTCCCAGATCCGCTCGCAGCAGCAGCGCCAGCGCGGCTGGAAGCTTTATTCCTTCCACGCTCCGGAGGTCGAGTGCATCGGCAAGGGCAAAGCAGCCGCCCCTTACGAGTTCGGGGTCAAAGCCTCCATCGTCACCAACAACCGCCGGGCTCCCGGCGGCCTGTTCGTGCTGCACGCCAGGGCGCTACCGGATAACCCGTACGACGGTCACACCTTGCGGGATGTCATCGACCGCACCGAGACACTCACCGGCTGTGCGATCGAGCGGGCCTATGTCGACAAGGGATACCGCGGCCATGACGCGCAGAACCCGCGCCGTGTCTTCATCTCCGGCCAGAAGCGCGGCGTCTTCGGGGTCATCAAGCGCGAGCTGCGCCGCCGCTCCGCCATCGAACCCATCATCGGACACCTGAAGGCCGATGGTCACCTCGGCCGCTGCTACCTCAAAGGCCGCGCCGGCGATGCGGCCAACGTCATCCTCTCCGCCGTCGGCCATAACTTCCGGCGCATCCTCGCATGGCTGAGAGCTCTCTGGTGCCTCTTCCTGGCCACCCTCATCGCCGCCAGCAGCGACGGCTCACCGCTCAAATCGGCTTCTTAACGGACGACAAAGTAAGAACTCCTGCCCAATGCAGTCGCGACAGTGCGCGCGATACAGTTTCGAGCGTCAATCCGAGGTAATCAGCAATATCGCGCCGGGACATTGGCAGAGACATAGTATTGGCCCCTGCTCGTCGATCCATCTCGCTCAAGAAGGCGGCAACTCGCTCCACCGACGTTTTGCGACCCGGAAGTAGCATATGATCTTCCGCATGCTCAAGGTTGCTGGTGAGCATGCTGAACAGGTTACGAGCGACCACAGCGTCTGCTTCGGCTACAGTTTGTAACGATTTCCTCTCGATCAGGCGGACGGTGGTCTTGACTACAGCTTCCGCCGTAAATCGGTGCCGTTCCCCGTTATTCAGCCCAAAGATGTCGCCCATCAAGTGGAAAGCTCCGATTTGTCGCCGACCATCTGACAGCATCTTGTAAGTTCTAACGGCGCCGCGCTTTACCTGATAGATGTGCTCCGCAGGCTCGTTCTCGCCATAAATTTCGGCGCCCTTTCGGTAGGTGAACTCAACGAGATTTACGGTTTGGTGAGACGCGCTGGCAAACCCAATATCGTCAATTGTATTGGGCTTTCGGCGATCCGCTACGCGCGCGAACATTGAGCAAGCTCCGCCAACATATCGAACCAATCGTGCGCGGAATGAGAGCTGCCACTCTGCCGACGCTGGCTCGCAAAAGGCAGTGTATTCGGGTGATGTACCTTCGATCCTTGTTACCAAGAGACAATGTTAGGTTGCGAGCCCGCTCGGCCGCTTTTGAAAAAGGCAATGGCAAAGGTCTGCTCCGGGTCGGGAAGCAGCACTGCCGTGAGGTTAGCGATAGGTGCAGAAGCGAAGTCTAGCCCAAAGCAGAATGAAAGAGGCCGTCACCTGAGGCGGCCTTAACATTTGTTGTTGGCCGGAGAACTACAGGCATGAAAATACCGCGCTGGAAATGCGGGGCATGCGGTGAAGTTGCTGACTGAGTATCTAGAAAGGGCTGTCCAGCTCGAACATCTTGCGCGTAGCGAGCGTGATTCCGCGTTCAAGGAGCAGTTGCTCCAGCAAGCCCGGTCCTATCGCAAGCTCGCGGCAAAGCGGGCGAAGGACTACGGCCTCCCGTCTCCAAGCTCGCCAGATGACGCGTAAGGTCTCGGTGCTGAGGCGGCCACACTCTTTCGGCGGTTCGGGATGCCGGATAACGGGACGCGCTGGGCAAGCAACTGGTACGACCTAGTGATGGCTATCCGTGAGCGCTCAAGCATTTCCTTCGTCAACTTGTCTTTGAGGCGACGCCTCTCAGGTAGTTCTCAAGGTAAATCTCGAGGAATTCTCGATCGATTGGCAACATAGGTGCGCGCCACTGCGCTTCAACACATCCCGCAGCCGCTCGGATGTCGCGCTCCACACCGTGAACGTGTGCAGCAACTTAGCGGCGAGATGTTTTAGATGAAGATTAGGTCGGGGGTGCTGTCGCTACTGTACCGCCGATGTTTGATCAATCCCGTAGAAACCAACGCCGCCCCACCTCGTTGAAGCAGCATCATTACGGAGGATGGAAGATGCGCATTTCAGCTCTGCTCACTATCCTGCTGCTCTCGTCTGGCCTCGCTTCCACTGCAGCAGTCGCACAACAATCGGAGAACTCTTCCGATACAAACCAGCCTCAAACGACTCCTGTCCAACCAGAGCGCACGCCACAACAGGCGGACCAGGCTCGCGAGCAGGACCGTCAGAATGCCGAAGACACTCGCGTGAAGCGGGACTGGACGGCGCAGCAACGCGATGAGGACCGCATGGGCATGGACCGCATGCGCCAGCAGCACATGGGCCGCATGATGGAAGACATGGATCATCGCACGATGGGTCGGAATCAGCGTATGCAGCGCAATGAAGACGAGATGGATCGCCACTTTCGATACTACGATGAAGATCGCCCCCACCGTCGCGTAAAGATTTGCTTTGAATATGATAACGGCGACGAATTCTGCCGTTATCGGGACTGAGTGGGGCCGCCAACCGTCCGCACAATATGGCCGGCGGCCCCGACCAGTCACTCGCAATCCTCCGACTTCAAGAGCATCAGCCATGACCGGCCACGAAAGGACCATGTTGACGACCGACCATGCACGCGCGGGGTGCTCGATAACGCGCTATTCGCCGCTGTTCCTAATGAAGCTGCTGGTGAGGGCGAGTCGCTTGGTCAGCGTGGCGACTCAGCTTATCGATCCCGCATGAGGCACGCCGCTGCCCATCCCTTGGCCGACCCCGCCACTGCGGCCCGCAAGCTCATCGAGAGAGGCCAGCGGCATCGAGCCGGTACAGGACGGCCGGATCTACATCGAGCTGGTCAACGTGCCGTTCCTCAAGATTGGCGGCAGCGGCGAGGAATCTTGCGCTGGCATCATGTCACTCAAGAGCGCGGCTGGATCGAGCTTCGCGAGTCGGGGACGTTTCTGCGGCTGACGCAAACAAACGCTCTCGCTTCACCGTGAGAGCTGCAGCTCTCGCCCGCTTTGCCCCGAGAAGCGGATCAAAAGCAGACGTGCTCAGAATTGGCGCGATGGACCAAAAGGGGAAAATGACTCAAGGTCGTTACACTGCTTGAGAGGACGCGACTCTTGCAATAACATGTTGCCCCAACAGGAGTGTAGCGACTACAGGGAGCTACGCTAGCGCCCTCGATCTGCACAACGACGGGATCGTCATCTCCCGCCTGGTAAACGCCGCGGTCGAGAAAGAACGGGTCGACGTTGGCAGCCTGGGAAGCCGAGCAGCAAATGAACAGCAATGCGAAATACAGGGTTACCCTCACAGCTTTCCTCAATTTTCTGCACCCCACGCTGCTACCACTACCAGAAGCAGTGAATGACGAGAATGGGCTGGTTCAAACGGAGCCACTGAGCGAAGGTCGGCTAATGGGATGGTCCGGCCGTGCTCCTGCCCCATCAGCAAGCGAAGCTGGCTAGGGGCGCCAAAGACAAGGAGCACGCCATATCTCAGACACCCAATACCGGAAGCCTCAGATCTATGGGCACGGTCAGAACGTTCGGCGCAGCTCATCGAGCGGTTTGCGCTGACATTCGAAGGGCTGGAAGCCGACGCTACCAGGGTGCGTGGGGCTACCAATCGGGGCGAGGCGCTGAAGATGTCCCATTGCGGTCAATTTGATCAGAGGAGCGCCAAGGACCGCGCGGAAACTTGCATCGGATCATTGCAGTTTTCGCCCGAGGTCTCTTAGGATCGCGTGCAGAAAATCACTCGCATGGTCGTACCGCGCCCCACCGCTCGCGAGTTCATGGGCGCGCGGCTCCACTACAGTACCGACGATTTCTGGCCCGACTAGATCAGCTGCTTCAGACCATTGCTGCAAGAGTCGGTCAGGAATGTATTCCGCAGACCCGAACAACCTCAAAAGGCACTCCTCTCCTTCGGCTTTGTGGTCGTGATGAGCTTTCGCTGCGTAGAAAGCGAATAATCCACGAAAAGCATCTCGGGAAACGGGTGGTTTTGCCATTGCAATTTCCCCGCGGAATGGAATGCTCAACGAAGAGGCCATCTAAAGGCGACCTCAGGAGTTCAATAGAGTGATCTAATATCTGGCCTTGAAACGCCCGCCGCAGCGTTGCCGTTAGTTCAGAAACCGAGTTTTAAACAGAGGTGAATGGAGCGTGCGAGCCCCGGTCACAGAAGCATGCCAAGATAATTCGCTTCTGCCAACAAGAATTTGATGATTGCCGGGAAATTCTGGCAAGTCCACGCGTATGTAGGTTTTGGCGAGCGAGGGATCACGATAATCTACGAAATTTACGTGCTCGACGAGCTTGCAATGCCTTGAGTTTGGATCTGGCTCCCAGCCAGGTCAGCCATCGCTCGCGCGAGCAGCATCGATAGACCCGGCTCCTCACTTTTCCCCGACTTCGCCCTGAGCACTTTCGCACCCTTCATCGGTGTCCCGTCGAAGCGCCGAACCGACGCCGCGTTGACCGGGTTGTACGTCTTCCGCTGCGATCTGTTGGTGATCGACTGAGCTTGCCATCTTGTTGCTCTGGTTGGCTGAGAAGTCGCTGCCGGCGACGCGATAGATCCAGGTGAATTCGTGCCCGAACCAGAGGCGGTATCGCGCAAGCGACTGAGCGCCGATTGTGACCTGTCCGCCGAGTTCATACCTCAGCCAGTTTCGGTCGGCCGCCGCCCGCAACAGTTTGCGAATATGGGCACGCGAGACTGCGAACTTGTCGCTCACATCTGACAGGGAAACGACGCCGGAGGCCCCCAGCCTTGTAATCTCCAGGTGACTGAGGATCTCCATGAAGATGTGGTACCCGCAATGGCGGTCCATGAAGATGCGCACCTCCGGGAGGGGCTCGAACAGAATGTGATGCTCGCGCCGGTAGGCCTCGACATTGCCTCGGACGAAACCCGACAGCACGCCAGGCGTGCGTGCCCATTCGGCGGGAGCTTTCGGCCAGGCGATCACGGGCTCGAGGGCGGAAAAGCGGATCGAGAGATTGTCCTGCATCGTCTCAATGAGGGCCGCCGTCGGACGCAACCGATGCGCCGGTCCGGGCGTGACCGGTTCGTCGGAAACAAGCATGCCACCCTGCCGCAGCAACGCAATCGCGTTTCGGACGGCCGTGGCTCCAGCAAGCTGTCCT encodes:
- a CDS encoding IS5 family transposase, with the protein product MRPKKQRTTGSGDLFRARLDQIINMKHELVQLAGKVDWDWVDGEIAPLYSENGRPGIATRFMIGLLLLKHIYGLSDEGVCERWVHDPYFQYFTGEEFFQHAFPHERSDLSHWRKRLGDKLELLLAESLRVAHEAGALRSQDLKRVTVDTTVQPKAITFPTDAKLLHAAIKGLNRLARKHGVRLRQSYLRIAKTAAMMAGRYAHAKQFKRHQRQLRILRSRLGRIIRDIRRKIEGQTVLENAFVLPLSRASQIRSQQQRQRGWKLYSFHAPEVECIGKGKAAAPYEFGVKASIVTNNRRAPGGLFVLHARALPDNPYDGHTLRDVIDRTETLTGCAIERAYVDKGYRGHDAQNPRRVFISGQKRGVFGVIKRELRRRSAIEPIIGHLKADGHLGRCYLKGRAGDAANVILSAVGHNFRRILAWLRALWCLFLATLIAASSDGSPLKSAS
- a CDS encoding helix-turn-helix domain-containing protein, giving the protein MFARVADRRKPNTIDDIGFASASHQTVNLVEFTYRKGAEIYGENEPAEHIYQVKRGAVRTYKMLSDGRRQIGAFHLMGDIFGLNNGERHRFTAEAVVKTTVRLIERKSLQTVAEADAVVARNLFSMLTSNLEHAEDHMLLPGRKTSVERVAAFLSEMDRRAGANTMSLPMSRRDIADYLGLTLETVSRALSRLHWAGVLTLSSVKKPI